A region of Paramormyrops kingsleyae isolate MSU_618 chromosome 17, PKINGS_0.4, whole genome shotgun sequence DNA encodes the following proteins:
- the mmp23bb gene encoding matrix metallopeptidase 23bb isoform X1: MKGNPPMACRGSAAARRCTFRESGAVLLLLVLHWAAGSPFWAGREVSASEDVLPGPVLIRSRRYTINPLGYKWGHFNITYKITRFPRTLNKEDTRKAIGLAFAKWSEVSPMSFTEVTQPNRSADITIGFYTHNHTDCWWAPLHPCFDGVNGELAHAFLPPRGEIHFDNHEFWVLGRSRYSWKQGVWLNDLVQVAAHEIGHALGLWHSRDPRALMHPNATYTGQRDVTQDDVWAIQRLYGCLDKRRVCDPWARLGFCEQRRSFMKKNCPRQCDLCMEPLDAVTMPTPPASNIRVKLVPRGRVARFRCGANTPKTPSKVRWYKDGELLASSVPGYIAMKGHELRIVANEFNEGTYTCRLLRRGNVVSANSWTIRLKAERSSEPG; the protein is encoded by the exons ATGAAAGGCAACCCCCCCATGGCATGCAGAGGGTCGGCTGCAGCCAGGCGCTGCACTTTCCGGGAGTCTGGGGCGGTGCTGCTGCTTCTGGTGCTGCACTGGGCGGCGGGATCTCCTTTCTGGGCCGGTCGGGAG GTTTCTGCTTCTGAAGATGTTCTGCCAGGACCGGTTCTGATCCGATCCAGACGCTATACCATCAACCCTCTGGGCTATAAGTGGGGACACTTTAACATCACCTACAA GATCACCAGGTTCCCCAGAACCCTGAACAAGGAAGACACACGCAAAGCCATCGGTCTCGCCTTCGCCAAGTGGAGCGAAGTGTCACCGATGTCCTTCACTGAAGTCACCCAGCCCAACAGGAGCGCCGACATCACCATTG GATTCTACACCCACAACCACACGGACTGCTGGTGGGCCCCCCTGCATCCCTGCTTTGACGGTGTGAATGGGGAGCTAGCTCATGCCTTCCTGCCCCCCCGTGGCGAGATCCACTTTGACAACCATGAATTCTGGGTACTTGGCAGGTCCCGGTACAGCTGGAAACAAG GTGTGTGGCTCAATGACCTCGTTCAGGTAGCTGCCCATGAGATTGGCCACGCCCTCGGTTTGTGGCACTCCAGGGATCCAAGGGCCCTGATGCACCCCAATGCCACCTACACAGGTCAGCGGGACGTCACCCAGGATGACGTGTGGGCCATCCAGCGCCTCTACG GGTGCTTGGACAAGCGGAGAGTGTGTGACCCGTGGGCCCGACTCGGGTTCTGTGAGCAGAGGAGGAGCTTCATGAAGAAGAACTGCCCTCGTCAGTGTGACCTCTGCATGG AGCCTCTTGATGCAGTTACCATGCCAACACCACCCGCTTCCAACATCAGAGTTAAACTTGTGCCCCGGGGCAGAGTGGCACGGTTCCGCTGCGGTGCAAACACTCCCAAAACTCCCTCCAAAGTCAG GTGGTACAAAGACGGGGAGCTGCTGGCATCTTCGGTGCCCGGATACATCGCCATGAAGGGCCACGAGCTACGGATCGTAGCCAATGAATTCAACGAAGGCACATACACATGCCGACTCCTTCGCCGTGGCAACGTGGTCTCCGCAAACTCCTGGACCATTCGCTTGAAGGCTGAGCGCTCCAGTGAGCCCGGTTGA
- the mmp23bb gene encoding matrix metallopeptidase 23bb isoform X2 has protein sequence MKGNPPMACRGSAAARRCTFRESGAVLLLLVLHWAAGSPFWAGREVSASEDVLPGPVLIRSRRYTINPLGYKWGHFNITYKITRFPRTLNKEDTRKAIGLAFAKWSEVSPMSFTEVTQPNRSADITIGFYTHNHTDCWWAPLHPCFDGVNGELAHAFLPPRGEIHFDNHEFWVLGRSRYSWKQGVWLNDLVQVAAHEIGHALGLWHSRDPRALMHPNATYTGCLDKRRVCDPWARLGFCEQRRSFMKKNCPRQCDLCMEPLDAVTMPTPPASNIRVKLVPRGRVARFRCGANTPKTPSKVRWYKDGELLASSVPGYIAMKGHELRIVANEFNEGTYTCRLLRRGNVVSANSWTIRLKAERSSEPG, from the exons ATGAAAGGCAACCCCCCCATGGCATGCAGAGGGTCGGCTGCAGCCAGGCGCTGCACTTTCCGGGAGTCTGGGGCGGTGCTGCTGCTTCTGGTGCTGCACTGGGCGGCGGGATCTCCTTTCTGGGCCGGTCGGGAG GTTTCTGCTTCTGAAGATGTTCTGCCAGGACCGGTTCTGATCCGATCCAGACGCTATACCATCAACCCTCTGGGCTATAAGTGGGGACACTTTAACATCACCTACAA GATCACCAGGTTCCCCAGAACCCTGAACAAGGAAGACACACGCAAAGCCATCGGTCTCGCCTTCGCCAAGTGGAGCGAAGTGTCACCGATGTCCTTCACTGAAGTCACCCAGCCCAACAGGAGCGCCGACATCACCATTG GATTCTACACCCACAACCACACGGACTGCTGGTGGGCCCCCCTGCATCCCTGCTTTGACGGTGTGAATGGGGAGCTAGCTCATGCCTTCCTGCCCCCCCGTGGCGAGATCCACTTTGACAACCATGAATTCTGGGTACTTGGCAGGTCCCGGTACAGCTGGAAACAAG GTGTGTGGCTCAATGACCTCGTTCAGGTAGCTGCCCATGAGATTGGCCACGCCCTCGGTTTGTGGCACTCCAGGGATCCAAGGGCCCTGATGCACCCCAATGCCACCTACACAG GGTGCTTGGACAAGCGGAGAGTGTGTGACCCGTGGGCCCGACTCGGGTTCTGTGAGCAGAGGAGGAGCTTCATGAAGAAGAACTGCCCTCGTCAGTGTGACCTCTGCATGG AGCCTCTTGATGCAGTTACCATGCCAACACCACCCGCTTCCAACATCAGAGTTAAACTTGTGCCCCGGGGCAGAGTGGCACGGTTCCGCTGCGGTGCAAACACTCCCAAAACTCCCTCCAAAGTCAG GTGGTACAAAGACGGGGAGCTGCTGGCATCTTCGGTGCCCGGATACATCGCCATGAAGGGCCACGAGCTACGGATCGTAGCCAATGAATTCAACGAAGGCACATACACATGCCGACTCCTTCGCCGTGGCAACGTGGTCTCCGCAAACTCCTGGACCATTCGCTTGAAGGCTGAGCGCTCCAGTGAGCCCGGTTGA
- the eif2a gene encoding eukaryotic translation initiation factor 2A, translated as MAAPTPLLAVRESSGTSLRCGPPACEQTSSFQRDTKKSKYIAFSKDGSLFGWCNGEKVSVLKVADSTYLQSLDLPKIAMLDFSPLGSVLVTWQPYVKTQDNPQGEPNLQLWNLHTGAILKSFYQKKAQGWCPSWSDDESIAVRNVNNELHFFENNAFDNIANKLHLQKVSDFALSPGPQPSKVAVYVPGSKGTPSFVRLYQYPNFGGPSSALANRSFFKADKVTLLWNKKATAVLVTASTEVDKTGASYYGEQTLHYLGVDGESAVVQLPKNGPIYDVAWSPNSSEFCVVYGFMPAKATVFNLKCSPIFDFGTGPRNAGFYSPQGHLLVLAGFGNLRGQMEVWDVKKYKQVSKPQAPDATHFSWCPDGEHIVTATCSPRLRVCNGYRIWHYTGTVLHQEQAPEGGELWEVQWQPFPEGTFPERPVRYQAVPTELGGTEPKPSQAYRPPALRNQPASPITKLHEEEPPQNLKPGSTGDKPLSKTALKNQRKREAKKAAKQEMKSDASEEPVDPAPADSAPNQPAPTSGDPETDKKIRNLKKKLKAIEQLKDQQAAGKPLQKNQVEKIKMEPQLLQEIENLELGL; from the exons ATGGCGGCCCCCACTCCGCTGCTGGCAG TCCGCGAGTCGAGCGGGACATCCCTGCGATGCGGCCCCCCCGCCTGCGAACAGACATCATCCTTCCAAAG GGACACAAAGAAAAGCAAATACATTGCTTTTAGTAAGGATGGCTCTTTATTCGGCTGGTGTAATGGAGAAAA AGTCAGCGTTCTCAAGGTGGCTGACAGCACGTATCTTCAGTCGCTCGACCTTCCCAAGATTGCCATGTTGGACTTCTCGCCCCTGGGTTCTGTGTTGGTCACATGGCAGCCCTATGTCA AAACCCAGGACAACCCACAGGGAGAACCTAACCTGCAGCTATGGAACCTACATACTGGTGCCATACTCAAGTCCTTCTACCAGAAGAAGGCCCAGGGTTG GTGTCCTAGCTGGTCGGATGACGAGAGCATCGCCGTCCGGAACGTCAACAACGAGCTGCACTTCTTCGAGAACAACGCCTTTG ATAATATCGCCAACAAGCTTCACTTGCAGAAGGTGTCCGACTTCGCCCTGTCTCCCGGACCCCAGCCCAGCAAG GTTGCTGTCTATGTCCCAGGAAGCAAGGGCACCCCCTCGTTCGTCCGTCTCTACCAGTACCCTAATTTTGGGGGCCCGTCCTCCGCCCTGGCAAACAGAAGCTTCTTTAAGGCGGACAAAGTGACATTATTGTGGAACAAGAAAG CGACGGCGGTGCTGGTGACGGCCAGCACGGAAGTGGACAAGACCGGCGCCTCCTACTACGGGGAGCAGACCCTGCACTACCTGGGCGTTGACGGGGAGAGCGCCGTCGTGCAGCTGC CGAAGAACGGGCCCATCTACGACGTGGCGTGGAGTCCCAACTCCTCGGAGTTCTGCGTGGTGTATGGCTTCATGCCAGCGAAGGCCACCGTTTTTAACCTCAAGTGCAGCCCAATATTCGACTTCGGCACAGGGCCCCGGAACGCGGGCTTCTATAGCCCCCAGGGCCACCTGCTGGTTCTCGCCGGCTTTGGGAACCTGCGTGGTCAGATGGAGGTCTGGGATGTCAAGAAGTACAAACAGGTGTCGAAGCCCCAGGCGCCCGACGCCACCCACTTCTCCTGGTGCCCCGACGGTGAGCACATCGTCACGGCGACCTGCTCCCCACGGCTCCGCGTCTGTAACGGTTACCGGATCTGGCACTACACGGGGACTGTCCTGCACCAGGAGCAGGCGCCAGAAGGGGGGGAACTGTGGGAAGTGCAGTGGCAGCCCTTTCCGGAAGGCACCTTCCCCGAGAGACCGGTCCGCTACCAGGCGGTGCCCACTGAGCTGGGCGGCACGGAGCCAAAGCCTTCGCAGGCGTACCGCCCGCCTGCACTCCGTAACCAGCCTGCCAGTCCCATCACCAAGCTG CACGAAGAAGAACCACCACAGAACCTCAAACCGGGTTCTACTGGAGACAAGCCGCTGTCCAAGACTGCCCTGAAGAACCAGAGGAAGCGGGAGGCCAAGAAAGCCGCCAAGCAG GAGATGAAGTCGGATGCCTCTGAAGAGCCCGTGGATCCTGCTCCAGCTGACTCTGCCCCAAACCAACCAGCTCCAACCTCTGGAGATCCTGAAACTGACAAGAAGATAAGGAACCTTAAGAAG AAGCTGAAGGCCATTGAGCAGCTGAAGGACCAACAGGCAGCCGGCAAACCTCTGCAGAAGAATCAG GTCGAGAAGATAAAGATGGAGCCCCAGCTGTTACAAGAGATTGAGAACCTGGAGTTGGGACTTTGA
- the LOC111849071 gene encoding thioredoxin reductase-like selenoprotein T codes for MGKRTLSLALLFFGGLFLYGASADTGGVKKLKMQFATGPLLKFQICVSUGYKRVFEEYTRVLNQRYPDIRIEGESYLPLPIYRHIASFLSIFKLAVIGLIILGKDPFTFFGMQTPRLWVWGQENKIYACMMVFFLSNMIENQCMSTGAFEITLNDVPVWSKLQSGHLPSMQQLVQILDNEMKLNVHMDSLPHQRS; via the exons ATGGGGAAGCGCACGTTGTCGCTGGCTCTGCTCTTCTTCGGAGGCCTGTTTTTGTACGGAGCTTCCGCTGACACCGGCGGTGTAAAAAAGCTGAAGATGCAGTTCGCCACCGGGCCCCTCCTGAAATTCCAGATCTG CGTTTCCTGAGGCTACAAGCGGGTGTTTGAGGAGTACACGCGGGTTCTTAACCAGCGTTACCCAGACATCCGCATTGAAGGGGAGAGTTACCTGCCACTACCCATTTACCG ACACATAGCTTCCTTCCTGTCCATCTTCAAGCTCGCCGTGATTGGGCTGATTATTCTGGGCAAGGATCCATTTACGTTCTTTGGTATGCAAACCCCTAGACTCTGGGTCTGGGGACAGGAGAATAAG ATCTATGCTTGCATGATGGTCTTCTTCCTTAGCAATATGATTGAGAACCAGTGTATGTCTACAGGAGCTTTTGAAATCACGTTAAATG ATGTACCAGTGTGGTCCAAGCTACAGTCGGGCCACTTGCCCTCCATGCAGCAGCTGGTCCAGATCCTAGACAATGAAATGAAGTTGAACGTGCATATGGACTCCCTCCCACACCAGCGCTCGTAA
- the tsen34 gene encoding tRNA-splicing endonuclease subunit Sen34 isoform X1, with translation MAAAGRGDAGADPASNPGTVAVCFCESTPLLWRAGDVRTARQTGVVGTLMGSLARQPRQNCRLGRPLELLREEARLLADAGRAVLLSSSRPKSTGAANPELVKQHQEQMDQSYSEQSQLAQQDKKAVLLRVMADKKQGSNQSDQALQERLLALDHGFTFPRTAMAVQLSTARAGMSYGPEELRFLAADSLSPRDERQEARYRVFRDLRRRGFYLTTGGKFGGDYLVYPGDPLRFHAHFIAICLPMDEALSLCDLLALSRLGANVKKTVLLCSPGAEPEEVLYTSLQWSGMV, from the exons ATGGCCGCCGCTGGGAGAGGAGATGCGGGCGCCGATCCCGCTTCGAATCCAGGGACCGTTGCTGTCTGTTTCTGCGAGTCCACTCCTTTGCTGTGGCGGGCCGGGGATGTGAGGACCGCACGGCAGACAGGCGTGGTGGGCACTCTGATGGGCTCGTTAGCCCGGCAGCCTCGGCAAAACTGCCGACTGGGACGGCCGCTGGAGCTTCTGCGGGAGGAAGCGCGGCTGCTGGCCGACGCGGGGCGAGCTGTGCTGCTTTCGTCATCGCGCCCGAAG AGCACAGGTGCGGCCAACCCTGAGCTCGTAAAACAGCACCAGGAGCAGATGGACCAGAGCTATTCTGAACAAAGCCAACTGGCTCAACAGGACAAGAAGGCTGTGCTGTTGAGGGTTATGGCGGATAAGAAGCAAG gcagtaATCAGAGTGACCAGGCATTACAGGAGCGCTTGCTGGCCCTCGACCATGGCTTCACTTTCCCCCGTACCGCCATGGCCGTTCAGCTGAGCACCGCCCGGGCCGGTATGAGCTATGGCCCAGAGGAGCTGCGCTTCCTGGCTGCCGATTCGCTGTCGCCTCGGGATGAGCGACAGGAAGCCCGTTACCGTGTCTTCAGGGACCTGAGGCGGCGGGGCTTCTACCTCACCACCGGCGGGAAGTTTGGCGGGGATTACCTGGTGTATCCCG GTGACCCCCTACGCTTCCACGCGCACTTCATCGCGATATGCCTTCCGATGGACGAGGCCCTGTCGCTGTGTGACCTACTGGCCCTGTCCCGCTTGGGTGCCAACGTGAAGAAGACCGTCCTGCTGTGCTCCCCGGGGGCCGAGCCGGAGGAGGTGCTGTATACTTCTCTGCAGTGGAGTGGGATGgtgtag
- the tsen34 gene encoding tRNA-splicing endonuclease subunit Sen34 isoform X2, whose protein sequence is MAAAGRGDAGADPASNPGTVAVCFCESTPLLWRAGDVRTARQTGVVGTLMGSLARQPRQNCRLGRPLELLREEARLLADAGRAVLLSSSRPKSTGAANPELVKQHQEQMDQSYSEQSQLAQQDKKAVLLRVMADKKQGSNQSDQALQERLLALDHGFTFPRTAMAVQLSTARAGMSYGPEELRFLAADSLSPRDERQEARYRVFRDLRRRGFYLTTGGKFGGDYLVYPGWCPG, encoded by the exons ATGGCCGCCGCTGGGAGAGGAGATGCGGGCGCCGATCCCGCTTCGAATCCAGGGACCGTTGCTGTCTGTTTCTGCGAGTCCACTCCTTTGCTGTGGCGGGCCGGGGATGTGAGGACCGCACGGCAGACAGGCGTGGTGGGCACTCTGATGGGCTCGTTAGCCCGGCAGCCTCGGCAAAACTGCCGACTGGGACGGCCGCTGGAGCTTCTGCGGGAGGAAGCGCGGCTGCTGGCCGACGCGGGGCGAGCTGTGCTGCTTTCGTCATCGCGCCCGAAG AGCACAGGTGCGGCCAACCCTGAGCTCGTAAAACAGCACCAGGAGCAGATGGACCAGAGCTATTCTGAACAAAGCCAACTGGCTCAACAGGACAAGAAGGCTGTGCTGTTGAGGGTTATGGCGGATAAGAAGCAAG gcagtaATCAGAGTGACCAGGCATTACAGGAGCGCTTGCTGGCCCTCGACCATGGCTTCACTTTCCCCCGTACCGCCATGGCCGTTCAGCTGAGCACCGCCCGGGCCGGTATGAGCTATGGCCCAGAGGAGCTGCGCTTCCTGGCTGCCGATTCGCTGTCGCCTCGGGATGAGCGACAGGAAGCCCGTTACCGTGTCTTCAGGGACCTGAGGCGGCGGGGCTTCTACCTCACCACCGGCGGGAAGTTTGGCGGGGATTACCTGGTGTATCCCGGTTGGTGTCCTGG GTGA
- the LOC111849860 gene encoding E3 ubiquitin-protein ligase siah2: MSRPSSTGPGAAKTGAKAQHGAPAAPGPASVRPCAALPAAAAVSPAQHQELTSLFECPVCFDYVLPPILQCQAGHLVCGQCRQKVTCCPTCRGTLTPSIRNLAMEKVASTLLFPCKFASTGCVLTLPHTEKPGHEELCEFRPYSCPCPGASCKWQGSLDAVMPHLMHQHKSITTLQGEDIVFLATDINLPGAVDWVMMQSCFGRHFMLVLEKQERYEGHQQFFAVVLLIGTRKQAEGFAYRLELNGHRRRLTWEATPHSIHDGVASAIMNSDCLVFDTAVAHLFADNGNLGINVTVSACCP, encoded by the exons ATGAGCCGGCCGTCCTCTACCGGCCCCGGCGCCGCTAAGACCGGCGCCAAAGCGCAGCACGGTGCTCCCGCGGCCCCTGGGCCGGCCTCGGTGCGGCCCTGCGCAGCTCTCCCCGCAGCGGCAGCTGTCAGCCCCGCGCAGCACCAAGAGCTCACCTCCCTGTTCGAGTGCCCGGTGTGCTTCGACTACGTCTTGCCTCCGATCCTGCAGTGCCAGGCGGGGCATCTGGTTTGCGGCCAATGCCGGCAGAAGGTAACCTGCTGCCCGACGTGCAGGGGCACGCTCACCCCGAGCATCCGGAACCTGGCCATGGAGAAGGTGGCATCTACGCTGCTGTTTCCCTGCAAG TTTGCCTCCACCGGATGTGTGCTGACCCTCCCCCACACGGAGAAGCCCGGGCACGAGGAGCTGTGCGAGTTCCGGCCCTATTCCTGCCCCTGCCCCGGAGCGTCCTGCAAGTGGCAGGGCTCGCTGGATGCCGTCATGCCACACCTGATGCACCAGCACAAGTCCATCACCACCCTGCAGGGCGAGGACATCGTCTTCCTGGCCACGGACATCAACCTGCCGGGCGCCGTGGACTGGGTCATGATGCAGTCCTGCTTCGGACGCCACTTCATGCTGGTTCTGGAGAAGCAGGAGCGCTACGAGGGCCACCAGCAGTTCTTCGCCGTCGTGCTGCTGATCGGCACCCGCAAGCAGGCCGAGGGCTTCGCGTACCGTCTCGAGCTCAATGGGCACCGCCGGCGACTCACCTGGGAGGCCACGCCCCACTCCATCCACGACGGCGTGGCCTCCGCCATCATGAACAGCGACTGCCTGGTGTTCGACACGGCCGTTGCCCACCTGTTCGCGGACAACGGCAACCTGGGCATTAACGTCACCGTCTCCGCCTGCTGCCCCTGA
- the mindy4b gene encoding inactive ubiquitin carboxyl-terminal hydrolase MINDY-4B, producing MIKITKVLQRRSGKAKSFGILYTMEDCAENRFQHDSEEMHDILRQISDLVKWREIFDDRGMELRNCITKTLSERAALEGDGEDAAGRHTYCTQRHCTLHSLPCLVPQTLAASPSLGGVPASPEQIMDLRKILFGNTFHFFNYEWKKSVFRFRDPCSELSYALQAERGGPGAVQMVVQANVIKFLLFTCQSQSNSNQLHSLGDKEQEQALASALSDVLWVAGEEQAATVTLVTSMPSFFTLPGHQLDSITERLHIFSFIRKEDMWKFIYEHIQCFQEEGSHGVILFLYSLVFSRTIDRLKDDLDSTTSHLLHLSQGNFVCHQALLNLLLTGRASPNVFNGTVQFDEAGAPLLQPLRGVLVRSNVGYLNWSWEQGPQTPLPQVGSMLKTPKLPVWVCCINGTYSILFSLNRALLSNWRTEHLFELHFYNGQPSQKRTAVLTIDTHSQHWEPRTTDAQGDLEKKFPSVDMTIRTKWEGAVINWNGVVPFF from the exons ATGATAAAAATCACTAAGGTGCTTCAGAGGCGCTCTGGAAAGGCCAAGTCCTTCGGGATCCTGTACACG ATGGAAGACTGCGCCGAGAACCGGTTTCAGCATGACAGTGAGGAGATGCACGACATCCTCAGGCAGATATCCGACCTTGTCAAGTGGAGAGAAATCTTCGATGACCGCGG GATGGAACTGCGGAATTGTATCACAAAG ACGCTTTCTGAGAGGGCTGCACTggaaggtgatggagaagatgctGCAGGCAGACATACGTACTGCACTCAGCgccactgcacactgcactccCTGCCCTGCCTGGTCCCACAAACCTTAGCTGCTTCCCCCAGCCTCGGGGGAGTCCCTGCCAGCCCAGAGCAGATCATG GACCTCAGAAAGATTTTATTTGGGAATACTTTTCATTTCTTCAACTATGAGTGGAAGAAATCGGTCTTCCGGTTCAGAGATCCGTGCTCTGAGCTCTCCTACGCACTGCAAGCGGAAAGA GGTGGACCTGGAGCCGTCCAGATGGTGGTCCAGGCCAATGTCATCAAGTTCCTGCTGTTCACCTGCCAAAGTCAATCCAATAGCAACCAGCTTCACAG TCTGGGGGACAAGGAGCAGGAACAAGCCTTGGCGTCCGCGCTGTCCGACGTCCTGTGGGTGGCAGGAGAGGAGCAGGCCGCCACTGTTACCCTGGTTACCTCCATGCCCAGCTTTTTCACCCTGCCAGGACATCAGCTGGACAGCATCACTGAGAGG TTGCATATTTTTAGCTTCATCAGAAAAGAGGACATGTGGAAGTTCATCTACGAGCACATCCAGTGT TTTCAAGAGGAGGGGAGCCATGGTGTCATCCTGTTCCTCTATAGTCTTGTCTTCTCCAGGACCATTGACAG GTTAAAAGATGATCTTGATTCAACCACCTCACACCTCTTACATCTCAGTCAGGGAAACTTTGTGTGTCACCAG GCCCTACTGAATCTCCTGCTTACGGGCCGGGCGAGTCCCAATGTGTTTAACGGCACTGTGCAGTTTGACGAGGCTGGGGCGCCACTGCTGCAACCCCTGCGGGGGGTGCTGGTGCGCAGCAACGTGGGATATCTCAACTGGAGCTGGGAACAAGGGCCACAAACCCCCCTACCTCAG GTGGGTAGCATGCTGAAGACCCCCAAGTTGCCtgtgtgggtctgctgcatcaaCGGTACCTACAGCATCCTCTTCAGCCTCAACCGAGCGCTGCTCTCCAACTGGAGAACGGAGCACCTATTCGAGCTGCATTTCTACAACGGGCAGCCTTCTCAAAAGAGAACCGCTGTTCTGACCATAG acacacactcacagcacTGGGAACCTCGGACCACGGATGCCCAGGGGGACCTTGAAAAGAAGTTCCCGTCAGTGGACATGACCATCCGGACCAAGTGGGAAGGGGCTGTTATTAACTGGAATGGGGTGGTTCCCTTTTTTTGA
- the clrn1 gene encoding clarin-1 isoform X2, whose translation MPNRQKKFIFCVGGVLSFACVLVVAAAMGTQFWLKGTVLCKTGAQLVNATGPELEKFMGRISYGLFHGQRLKQCGLGGRPLRFSFFPDLMGAIPIVLHGSVLFFCAVLIVFSAVASAFFLFNAFSRPYETLHGPLGLYLWNFISYPECRGTGVCSSLVMTLFASEVRFHRLSEKIANYNESSFVYKTHSEQFDYSYWLILFTFLTHLLNILLIRLAGIQFPFQEAKEPDVSSGASDLMY comes from the exons ATGCCAAATCGTCAAAAGAAATTCATATTTTGCGTAGGCGGAGTACTGAGTTTTGCTTGCGTCCTAGTGGTGGCGGCTGCGATGGGTACTCAGTTCTGGTTGAAAGGGACCGTCCTGTGCAAGACCGGCGCCCAGCTGGTCAACGCGACCGGACCCGAACTGGAGAAGTTCATGGGGCGGATCAGCTACGGTCTATTCCACGGACAGCGGCTGAAGCAGTGCGGTTTGGGAGGGAGACCTCTGCGCTTTTCCT TTTTTCCAGATCTCATGGGTGCCATCCCCATCGTCCTTCACGGCAGTGTACTGTTCTTCTGCGCTGTCCTCATAGTCTTCTCAGCGGTGGCCTCAGCGTTCTTCCTGTTCAATGCCTTCAGCAGACCCTATGAGACCCTGCATGGACCCCTGGGCTTGTACCTGTGGAACTTCATAT CTTACCCAGAATGCCGTGGGACAGGTGTCTGCAGCAGTCTGGTGATGACCCTTTTTGCCTCGGAGGTGAGATTCCATCGCTTGTCAGAGAAGATCGCCAACTACAACGAGAGCAGCTTCGTCTATAAGACACACAGTGAGCAGTTCGATTACTCTTACTGGCTCATCCTCTTCACCTTCCTCACCCACCTGCTCAACATCCTTCTCATCCGCCTCGCCGGAATACAGTTCCCCTTCCAGGAAGCTAAAGAGCCCGATGTGAGCAGTGGAGCCTCAGATCTTATGTACTGA
- the clrn1 gene encoding clarin-1 isoform X1: MPNRQKKFIFCVGGVLSFACVLVVAAAMGTQFWLKGTVLCKTGAQLVNATGPELEKFMGRISYGLFHGQRLKQCGLGGRPLRFSFFPDLMGAIPIVLHGSVLFFCAVLIVFSAVASAFFLFNAFSRPYETLHGPLGLYLWNFICCVCSSLVMTLFASEVRFHRLSEKIANYNESSFVYKTHSEQFDYSYWLILFTFLTHLLNILLIRLAGIQFPFQEAKEPDVSSGASDLMY, from the exons ATGCCAAATCGTCAAAAGAAATTCATATTTTGCGTAGGCGGAGTACTGAGTTTTGCTTGCGTCCTAGTGGTGGCGGCTGCGATGGGTACTCAGTTCTGGTTGAAAGGGACCGTCCTGTGCAAGACCGGCGCCCAGCTGGTCAACGCGACCGGACCCGAACTGGAGAAGTTCATGGGGCGGATCAGCTACGGTCTATTCCACGGACAGCGGCTGAAGCAGTGCGGTTTGGGAGGGAGACCTCTGCGCTTTTCCT TTTTTCCAGATCTCATGGGTGCCATCCCCATCGTCCTTCACGGCAGTGTACTGTTCTTCTGCGCTGTCCTCATAGTCTTCTCAGCGGTGGCCTCAGCGTTCTTCCTGTTCAATGCCTTCAGCAGACCCTATGAGACCCTGCATGGACCCCTGGGCTTGTACCTGTGGAACTTCATATGCT GTGTCTGCAGCAGTCTGGTGATGACCCTTTTTGCCTCGGAGGTGAGATTCCATCGCTTGTCAGAGAAGATCGCCAACTACAACGAGAGCAGCTTCGTCTATAAGACACACAGTGAGCAGTTCGATTACTCTTACTGGCTCATCCTCTTCACCTTCCTCACCCACCTGCTCAACATCCTTCTCATCCGCCTCGCCGGAATACAGTTCCCCTTCCAGGAAGCTAAAGAGCCCGATGTGAGCAGTGGAGCCTCAGATCTTATGTACTGA